The genomic stretch GCAAGGGGCCATTACGGTAGAAGAAATCTAACTTAAGACAAAAAGAGCTCAAAAGGGGGGCTTAGCCCCCCTTTTGGGTTTTTAGGCGAATTTAAGGATAAGGAATCTTTGGGGTATATATTGTCTTAGGAGCCATCTTTTAGCCTGATTAAAGATTGTGTTCTGCTTTTTTCGCCGAAATTTTCTCAAACCCTTGTCAGTTAAGGCCTACCCATAAATAGGGCTTGAGTATCCATTCAGTGAATCTTAAAATAGGGATATGAAGTTCTTTAAGTGGATTTTTATTATCTGGGTTATTTCAATTGTGCCGGTGTTCTTTTGGGTTCTGTCTTCCTCAGGCAAGACCCCAATTAAAGGGGATTACCATAATCCTTATTCCCTTGAGGATGTCAAAAGGTTAATGAATTTTCACGGGGCCTTGGTAGCCCGCTATGATGGCGGTCGTTGGTATTTTCTCTCTGGAAGGCGTTGGTATCGCTTGGATAGCCCCTTTGCCCTTAAGGAATGCGCCTGTCTTTCTTCTCTTGAGGCCCCTTCTACCTATAGGCCTTGAAGATTCTGCTCTTTTTTGCCAAAGAGTTTTGGTCTTCTCCCTACGCTAGAGTTCTTCCTGAAGCCGAGCCTCCAGAAGGACCTATTTGTCTTAAGGAGGCCGTGGTTGTTTTCTACCATCTAGAGGCCGAAGACATCGGACGGGAGAGTTCTCTTATCAGCAAAATGGTTAAAAACATTAAGTGGTTGGCAGGCAAGTTTGGGGTGAAGGCTGTCCTTTTACACTCCTTTAATCATCTCTCTTCAAGTAAAGCCCCGCCCGATCTGGCTGTCAAAATCATTCCTCTGGTTAAAGAGAGACTTGAACGGGTAGGGTTTATAGTTAAAGAAACGCCTTTCGGGTATCTTAACGAATGGAAAATCCATGTAGCTGGTGAGTCTCTAGCCAAGGTCTTTAAGGAGCTTTGATATGAAGGGTATCAGAGTTCTAATGGTCTTCTTTTTTATTGTGTTTCCAAATTTTCTCCATCTTGCTCCGGCCTTTTCCCTTACAGTAGAAGAGGTTC from Thermosulfuriphilus ammonigenes encodes the following:
- a CDS encoding threonyl-tRNA synthetase editing domain-containing protein yields the protein MKILLFFAKEFWSSPYARVLPEAEPPEGPICLKEAVVVFYHLEAEDIGRESSLISKMVKNIKWLAGKFGVKAVLLHSFNHLSSSKAPPDLAVKIIPLVKERLERVGFIVKETPFGYLNEWKIHVAGESLAKVFKEL